One Arachis hypogaea cultivar Tifrunner chromosome 2, arahy.Tifrunner.gnm2.J5K5, whole genome shotgun sequence genomic window, CCCGAGTCGACGATGTTCCTGACAGACGTCGTACTTAGAGGAGAGCACGGGTCGGGACACGTCGTAGCCAGCAagagtggaattgggttgatcaTGCTATGGATGACGTCGAGGATGCAGTTATGGGTGGCGGGAGACGACGTGGTCGTGGAGGCAGGAGGAGGGGTGCTGCTGCTAGAGAGGGTGCCCATCAGGCTGGGGGGGGATGCAGCTGGAGGAGGTGCTGCAGTGGGGTTGATAGGCCCCATCAGGGGGGGCATGATGGTGAGTAGTATGGATCTGGCATGGGAGATCCGACGAGTCACACTGAGGCTGGGCTTGGGGGTGGACCACTTGGAGATTATTTCGTCGGTGTTCGCATATGCGGCGTTCACAAGAAGCCTCCGAgcatctttgcccttgaaggtgagGGCGAAATTCGCTGTAATGTATCGAATGCAGAATGCCCGGTATGCAGACGGAGGTAGCCATCCCCCATCAGGTGCTTCAAGTGctgccttgatgccgttatgcctatctgaaataacTAACAGACCTGGCTGAGGTGTCACGTGCTGACggaggtgggagagaaagaaggaccatgactcagcattctcaccctcaacTAGTGCGAATGCCACagggagtatgttggagttcccgtcctgtgcaatcgccacaagcaacgttcccccatacttgccataTAGATGGGTGCCATCAATACTCACCAACGGCTTGCAATGATGAAATGCTTCGATACAAGGGGGAAAAGTCCAGAACATCCTATGAAAATAAGCCTGAGACTCATCCACCTGTCCACCAACTCGAACAGGGCAGGTCCTGAGGACTGCTACAGTGCCAGGCATAGTCAACTGAACTCCTAAGACCCGCCGAGGAagctcgttgtacgactcatcccagtCCCCGTAGATGATTGCTACCGCCTTCTGCTTGGCCATCCAAACCTTCCGGTATGTAGGCCTGAAGCCAAAGTGTGCTGCCGTTGCATTTAGAAGCACCTTGATGTTGACGGATgcgtcagccctaaccattggcatgatGAATGTCGCTATCACGTGGTAGTCCAAGCTCCTATGGTCGCTGGAGATGGAGGTGGCGAGACAGGTATGCGGCCCGTTGTACCGCTTGACTTCCTAGATGCCCTTGCGCTGTCGGAGGCTCAGcctaatcaaccatgtgcacccattcccaaactcagaacactttcccacgtaccggcgatagtcagactcaaccaccttgtactgtacccctcggcgGATGCTATACGTCTTGACACTCAACagcgcctcatctttatcctggaattgttgaccaacctggaactctgttaTACCGGCAGACCCGTCGGTatctctagcgccaaatccagCTAGCTGCCCAAGATGTCCgtcctgcctcatggcatccagatccaaagatgaaaaatggGGTGGGTACTGATTTGTTCCAGAACTAGAACCACCAGTAGGCCTTATCGGATCAATGGCTCCAACATCATCGCCACTTTCATCAGCGATAATATCCGGCTCGACTTCATCATCATCTGGATCATCACACAATCCCTCGCCAACACCAGCCGAAGGAGGACACTGTACTTCAGTCGGATGATGTTCATCATATCCAACCTCGTCTCCAACATTGCCGGCGAGATCAACAGCAAACGATGGGGAGGCGGCAGGCTGGACCGCTGCCTCATACACTGGAACGGAGGAAGAAGCAACCACAGGTCTCGAGCTCGAACCGGTCACCGTGGCTATAGTGTTGGCATTCCGGTTTGACCCACCAGAGCTAGATACCACGTCGACGAACTTAGCCAACAGCTCCGGTGTCCTCACCTCCGGAAACTGCCTACGAGAAagaaacatgacctgcaagtcctcatcactcccgatcgtgaaacaatcatacttcaccgtatcgtggagcaccgtgattggaatgcgatagaaaaacttcttaactcTCTTCACTCCTTCCAGACCAAGTTTGCCAAGCACAGAGCTCACGAGACCATCGTAACTGGTCGCGGGGCTCATGATAATACATAGAGGATCCTTATCCGTGAACTTCACCCCAGAccgagtttttctcttaatcgatcctctgtggTGTACTAGCACTATAAAACTATCCTCACTAGTCATCTCCCCTCTTTGTTCACAGCAACATGATTTCACAACATATATATAGAAAACGTTCCCTAACTAATTCGAATCAATTACATTCGAATTACCCGGTGTGAATAATTCGAGTCTATATGATTCGAAATATGAACTTCTTCACCTAAACCTACTAATTCGAATTAAGATGCTTCGATTTATGATTTGGtagttcgaatcatattgattcgaattactcgtGATTTTTCATCTTAATTCGTGACaaatcaattcgaattacatgtGAGTGTGCATGCATAATTCGGGACAATTTAATTCGAACTACGTGCTTACATTGTCATATAGTAATTCGAATTTTATTAATTCGAATTATGTGTTAGGCTAATTCGAatcttattgattcgaattatataaatatttgatCTGGTGGATTGTCGTAGCAAAGTTTCATTTGGCGGATTTGCGTAAAATTGAGCTAGCATTGGCTCATTTGCGTTTTTTGCCctataataaaattaacaaaatacttattgttcctgttttatattattttagaatagctagatattctaaaaatatattttaaattttttactatttttatttttatttatataggatCGAGTTAATTTGTTCAATTAGTAACTTACCGATTGAACCAATAATACAGTAATTTAATAGCCTAATTGGTTTAATTAccgattcagatctaaaaaactATAAACGCGTGCTTACACGTACTTTAATGTGAGAttgatttttattgggtttgggcGAACTTAATTAGAATTAGTTGCCCAAAAAACTTATATGCTACTAGGcctctaaatatatatataatattatgttataaGTATATTCAAAGTATCTCTAATAAATGATGAAGCCTGTTGTAGCCTCACAGCGCCAGTTACTCTGGAAGAAGTTAAGTCGGCCATTTTCAGTATGCATTCTTTTAAGGCGCCGGGCCctgatgggtttcaagctttATTCTTTAAAGAATACTGGAAGATTGTTGGTTTTGATGTTTGGACTATGGTTCGTCATGCGTTCTCTGGTTTGTATTtggatccaaggatgatggaaactcttgtggttcttattccgaaggtagaaaacccggtttccatgaaggattttcgACCAATTAGTCTCTATAATgtggtttacaaagttataacgAAGGTCCTGGTCAATAGACTTCGTCCCCATCTCAAAGAGATTATTGGGCCCCTTCAAGGAGGGTTTATCCCGGGGAGAGGAACCCCAGACAACATCATTGTAGCACAAGAGGTTCTCCATTTCATGAAGAAGACAAAGTCAAAGAAAGGCACcttggcctttaagattgatctggagaaagcgTACGATAGAGTGGATTGGGGATTCCTGAAACAAACCCTGGTGAGTTTTGGCTTTCCTCCTCCGACAGTCAATCTGATTATGCgttgtgtcactgcttcctcactgtctatcctctggaatggggatagattaaatagcttcactccgagcaggggtcttaggcaaggagatcctatatcatcgtatctgtttgtgttgtgtatgaAGAGATTGTCTTGTTTTATTAATCAGCAAGTTGATAAGGGCTTGTGGAAGCCGGTTGCGGTTTCTAGAGGGGGTCCAagaatttctcatttgatgtttgccgaTGATTTGCTTATTTTCTGTAAAGCTGAAAAACAGCAAGTTCAAACTGTAATGGTAGCTTTGGAAAATTTCTGCAGAGCCTCTGGGATGAAGGTTAATGTGGAGAAATCTAAAGCGCTATGCTCTAGGAATGTTTCagcaacaagaaaagagattttcactAGAGTCTCCTCCATCAGATTTGTCCAGAACTTGGGCAAGTATttaggggtgaaccttaatcactcTCGGGTGACACGCGCAACTTTCAATGATGTTCTGGACAAGATTCGGGAAAGGCTAGCCAGCTGGAAAGGGAGATTGCTTAGTAAGGCAGGTAGACTCTGTTTGCTCAACTCGGTAGTGACTGCCATTCCTACTTATCGTATGCAAGTATCTCTCTTCCCTAAAGGGgtaactaataagatagaatTCATGATGCGAAACTTTCTATGGAAGGGTCAAGCTGATGGTAGAGGCCTGAATCTAGTTAACTGGAAAGTGTTGGTCACCCCTAAAAAGTTTGGAGGTCTGGGAATTAGAGATCCTTTTTGTgccaatattgctcttcttggaaaaCTAGTTTAGCAACTTTTTCACCATCTCGATAAGCTATGGGTTCAACTGTTGACGGAGAAATAccattcttctaaggatgattgtCTTAGTCGGTCTCGAGAAAGGggatcttatgtttggaagagtatatgtcgagTTTGGGATATCCTGAAGGAAGGTTTTATTTGGTGCATTGGGGATTTGGAacagaacttttggttttctaaatggagaagagagggacgactgtgtcaggagatggattatgttcacatttctgattcggatctcaggatcttggacctttggtcatTTGGACAGTGGAACCAtgagaatatctattctcctctgaatcagtctctacagagcaacattaactcttacaacccagatgttcaagctggttcagaggtcggttggtgttggactggtgcggtttcaaaggtttatgatgctcatagtggttatttgtggctcagtaagaagatgtttagttgggaggataggggtaattggctttggctttggcgtcaacatgttccggaaaagcacaaattttatgcctggctatgtcttcgggaggctcttcctactgctgcatttcattttaggagggGCATTTCGCACACAGATAGCTGTCAACGATGTTTCTCAGGTCAGGAATCGGTATTACATTGCAtttgggattgtccaaaagcccaacttgtttggcaagctttagggatctccgatcaaccagtggatttgatgagttggttcttacataatagcaaacaacgcccctttagattcttttctggtctctggtggatttggcGTTCGAGGaataacgagatctttcatcctcacgaccattggaccacagacaaggtgattggtatggctttgtccttgGAAAAGGAGttccgaaatatttttgagttgcaacgactgtctatcccctcaaccattagtggctcttggattcccTCTCAGTGGatacctttaagattaattgtgatgctagctatcctggcagtggtgctcgagttggttttgcttgtgttagcagagattggaagggaaggtggcaacgaggctgtctgggaacaattgagagtcgtagcattttgcaaggagagttgtttgctatttggagaggctttcttttaaCATGAgactcgggacaaagagacattatatgtgagacagattgtgtggagacttttactattgtcaataatttataagattgctctgggtttattgatcctttggtgttaaaaattcgaGATATAatgtcttggaaatggcgtgctgatcttcggttgatcttgagagatgcaaatacagtaacagacatcatggcaaagacCGCAATGAGGACCCTTTCTCCCCAAGTGAAGCTTCCGTTAccttggaaagaatttgagagtagtattcagcgAGACTGCCTTTCTTAagtagtttctttttttttttctcgttcttagtttttgtttattttttttaagtcacaaaaaaaaatcaactttgaTTTCTCTTTTAACCCCAAATTTATCATTTATGAATGAACTAATGgtaaatttgatatttttgtttacCTTTAAAGAACGATCTGAGTTTTCATTTCTTATGAATAGTTTGTGTGAGGAGCTATTGCTCGAGCTTTTGCGAAAGGAATGATGCATCCAGTTGACACTTGACACCATTAATATCCAAATACAAAGCCAAGCTGGCATGGTGATGGAATAAAAGGCTTTTACAGGGGTGTAGTACTTGGCGTTATAGAGTCCACTTGTGATTGGAACCACATTTTCTTTCCATCAAAATTTTTACACCTGAATTCTTATACATTTTCATATCTCAGACCCCAATTATTTAGAAGCCGATATTTTTATGATGAtatcttcacataaaaataatattataaatcattaaatgagttgatgtgtttgattaaatatgtttggttaattatttaaaaatttataatatcatCTTTATATAAAGATATTATGTGAGTATTCTCTTTATTTGAAATATGTAAAATTTTTTCATCCAAATTTTAGCGTGGTGATTTGGCTTATGTAAGAGTGAACTACTAATccgatctttatttattttttagaatgaTAACGCAATTCCTCAAGATAAAATGATTTACTTTAGCGTCTATTCTTATTCAATTCTGAACAAAAAACGCTGACATATCAGTTTTAAAAATACATAGGAACTTAATtatctctaaatttaaattggttaggagtttattactttatttatcctcattctttaaataatatttttttaaattattttttattcattatattaatattttttaataaattattaaatatatagtataataaatacacactaattaaaaattttgaatttaaagatatcatttattatgaaattgaataaataattctcaaatataatttttaaatatataaataataaatattaaaatacgattaatacattaataataataagcctatgatatactattagtattatgatctagataattttcacaataaaataaaaattaatgaatacattatttaatatatagtaaaaaaaatttgaatgataataaatttaatttttatctctttaaactaaattaataattctattcgATATCTTtacactaatatatatatatatatatatattatgttttatttcatttagtattagtAACATACTCATTGTgtattttagtgtaaaaatttcaaatagaattatcaatttagtttaaagagataaaaaattaaatgttattactcaaaaattttttactatatatcaaataatgtattcattaatttttactttattgtaaaaattatctagatcgtaatactaatagtatatcctatagttattattattattcatgtaCTAACtatattttaatgtttattatttatatatttaaaaattatttatttagtttcataataaatgatatttttaaatttaaaaaattattaattaatttgtacttattataccatatatttaataatttattaaaaattattaatataataaataaaaaataatttaaaaaaatattatttaaaaaatacaaataaataaatttttaattaatttaaatttagagacaattaaATCTATATCTATTTCTAAACTTTACACATCAACATCTTTTTTTGTgtgaaaaatataagtaattaatAACATTCTTAAATAACGTGTAAACAATGTAAattaatagaattaaaaaaataaatttaatgaatAACATTGAATTAAAATATAATGTACTTATATTTGATTGgtagttgttcatattgttcaaaataATCATCGTTTCTTAACACTCTTTTTTTTAGAGTTGACGAAGAAGCAGCATTGTTCACGAAAGTAAAAGAGAGAAATCGAAATGGATCATTGGGTTGAGAGAATCGCACATCTTCTAAAGTTTCTCTTAAAAGTACTTGAACCtcagttaaaagaaaaaattgaccaaaaaacaattatttaaattatgttttagtaataatatattaataagagtacataaaaaatacataatatattaataaaaaataatttaaataacaccCTTTCTTTTTGAACAAaacttatataaataaaaatttatccaAAAATGTACAATACAAATCACTGAAATCAAAGAACAATGAATGACTTGCGAAATACTTGTGACGTGTCTTGCCTCGTTCTCAGTATGTATAAGCTGTCAAACCCTACTCACAACAACACATCTTTCTTCCCTCACCATGTATAAGCTGTCAAACCCTACTGGCAACAACACACACTTCACCAAAAttcatctctctctctttcctttattttctcCTTTCAATTTTCATGTGAAAAtctatcttaattttttaaacagCCAAACACATTTTTTTCTAAGAACTCGTCCTTTTCAAGATGATGAAAAAATTCAGTCTCTTTGTAGGTTCTGTAGCCGCCGCGTTGACCACTGCAATTTCTGTTTCGTCTTCTTCTATGCATGTCTCCATTCAGGGTGGTGGGTTTCAGAGTGACCATGGAGGCTCTTCTTCTCCGAAAGATTCAGCATCGACAGAAAAATTCGCTCCAAGATTTGACGGGTTGAGGTTCATTGAGACCCTTGTCACTGCTCACAGATGAAACCTTTATTTTCtagaaaataagaattttaagTTTCTTGTTCAATTACCTGTAGTACTCGTGCTATCTgagaagaaaaagatttaaatttttttaacttttttcttttcttcttctggtAGGATTTATTATAACTAGGAAAGGAAATTGTAATGTTGTggaattattttgtttttatgtttttgttatttgtactttttttttacCTAAACTTGTGATGTGCGTCTTGTGATTCTTCATAAATTTCTcaggaaataataataataataaaaagtttctgctaaaaaaatttattaaattattatattttatatagtaTGTACTCTTTTTATACTcttgttatataaaaaaaattataacaaataagcttacatatactaataattaaaaaaaataatctaagtaatattattaaaatttttatttatagttCAATCTACGAAATAAAAAAAGTTGGTATAATTTCATAAGTTGATTACTTAATATCATGTATGAAAAAATTCTTCTATGATGCTGAAGATGAAAAATTTCAGCACTTAAAAGAAGCTACCGTGGTTATAGTGctagataaattcttgttttttATAGAGCACAGACTTCTGAAAATAAAGCCTGCAATTCTgttagtttgtattttttttatattacacTAGTAATGATAAAGTTAATAAtagtgatttttttattaaaaataattaaattattatattaaattattttcataatctaataaatagaataaatatcttaatttttaaaatattaatcatgAAACAGAACGTATAATGACTTAAGtgaattgttatatatatttttttattaattattatgcactttaaattacatattttgaatttttgacggacattttttgtaaaaaatatttaattttaaattaaaatatttattttttcaaccacctaaaatttttaaaatagacaaaataaaataaataatcaagaattatattatataataatttgtttGTGAATTTTTGCATTACCTCTTGTTAtactttcttaaaaaaataatttaattaaagttaactcatttttacaattataaacaaaaaaaCGCAAACATAAAAGAGACCACGTTAATGTGTTATTCAACTTAagcaataaataatataaaaaaagagtttAGTAATttgactattattattattattattattattattgttgttattattattattattttgagcgGTCTTTTTCGACAAAAAATAccaatctttattttactatttctttttttattttataaattttattttattttttgaatatttttaatattcaccttttaaccattttttcaaattaattataatttataagtttttaattttaatgaggAGATAAATGATGTCATAAATAACATATGTGATATATAGTACCTGATGTAAAAGTAAAAAGAACACATGCCACTTTTAATAATTTGATACATAGTTAAACTATTGGAAATTTTTTTTCATCAGCattatagaatttaaaaaaaatatcagttaaaagttcaaaatatataatttaaagtgcataacaatcaataaaaaatatataagatcTGTTTCAtgattagtattttaaaattaaagtatttattttatttattatattacaaaaataatttaatataataatttaattatttctaataaaagaaaaaaatcactATATTAAGTTTATCATTAGTCGTATGATATAAAAAAACACAAACCGACAGCAATGCAGATTTTATTGTCAAAGCCTGGATTTTATAAAAAACACGTATTTATCTAACATTATAATCACGTTAGCTTTTTTAGGTgctaaaaatttttatgttgaGTATCATAGAATTTCTCATACATTTTTTCACTTTGTTATCAGGAATGATAAGTAGACTAATATTATAacagtattttatttttatttaaaaatattttattcttttttacttgaaaaatttgtataaaataagttggaaacataaaattatgacgatctttttattttaaatttactttaacaaattttaatgtcATCGacaatgaaaataacaaaaaaaattaatgtgactaacctaaatttttttaaaaacgaatttaatttaaaaaaatatttaaaagatcaatttaaaaaataaataaattatttatttatttttgtaaatacaaaatgaaaaatacatCTAATTAAGCACCAAAAAAGTAGTAAGCCTGATGGAAGGGGTTAAGGGAGTGGCAAATGTGGTAATTAAGCTCAACATCGGAGACCGAAAATGGAAAGCTCGGCATTAAGATAAAGTGACATttcgtgagagagagagagagagagaagaaatttgaaaatggGAGTGGccgtttgaattgaattgaaagccttcaaaacaaaaaacaaaagcttCATTCATTACTGTCAACAAATAAGAAATCAATGCAACCCAACAAATCCACATTCATTAACTAACCACTACTCACAActcagaagagagagagagagagagagaaatgccGGGGTTAGTGATGGTAACGAGAGGCGGCGGATGCGGTGGTGGTGGCGGTGGAGGAGGGAAGAGAGCGAGACCTGATGCTACTGAGGCGGAAGAAGAAGAGCAGAGACAGCTGTCACTAGTGGCGTTATTGATAGCGGCGCTGAGAAAATCTATGGTGGCTTGCAGAGTAGACAGACCATCAGAAGAAGTGATCTCCACTGTCCATCATAATCACCAGATGGAGATCGGATGGCCGACAGACGTCCAGCACATCACACATGTAACGTTTGATCGATTCAATGGCTTCCTCGGTCTCCCTCTTGAGTTCCAAGTTGAGATCCCCGGTCGCGTTCCCAGTGCTAGGTAAacgttttattttactttttttttttaaataattaacagtTCTTagatttttactttatttaattttaagggCTTTGCTTTGTGTGATTGAAATTTCAAATGCTAGGTACTTCAATTTCTTTTGTTTGAAACAAAACTGGAAACTTTGTGTGTATTTATTAtagcttaaaatttttataaaattagaaaaaggaaaattagtCATTGTTTTGTTGTATCTCTagatgaattttatgtttcaaatgtacctttgttatttttgttgcaCCTCAACttgtgctttttgcttttgaatattGATGAGTATGTCGTTTGGAAGAGAAAGAATCAAAGGATAAGGCTCTTTTGAAAGCCATGGTTCTAGCTGATTTGAAAAAAGCATTGGAGCTGCTCATTTTAACTTATACAAATAGAGGATGgaagaaaattattattttttattttatataaaaatagagGATGCAGAACTGAGTTATATACAGGTGATGAGCCTAATTACcgtttattaataaaaaaaattatattttcttagTGTAAAGTAAAAAATAAGCTAGAAAAAAAATCCGAATGTAGATTGCATGGTTTTCCTAGGGTTGTGTAAATTCAGAAAATGAAAACACCATTGTTCATTTGAAATGAGGTCCTCCTGAGACTGGAAAGTGTAATGCATTCTACAAATTCATTGAATTATGTAATGTACTGTTCAATCTTATTTATAGTTTCTTGAATTTACcattactttttcaaaattcattagCTCAATCCTAttttttgaaagtaaaaaaataaataaagaggtGTTCTTCTCTAGACATTGTCTATTGTGTTTTCGTGTATACCGATGTTCACTGCAACATTCTAAGCTGTGATTTGCTGCAATCTATGCTTGCAGTGTGAGTGTGTTTGGGGTCTCAGCAGAATCTATGCAGTGTTCTTATGATTCCAAAGGAAACAGTGTCCCCACTATTCTATTGCTAATGCAGGACCGTTTATACTCACAAGGAGGCTTAAaggtattgaaatttgaaatcaaTGCAATATATTTTGCAATTTGGACCAGATTTTTTAAAACATTCAGTTTAAGGTTAGCTTTCTTTACTTGTATTTTCAATGAATTTTCAGGCTGAAGGTATATTTCGGATAAATCCGGAAAATAGTCAAGAGGAGCATGTGAGGGACCAGTTAAACAGAGGCATTGTGCCGGACAACATCGATGTCCATTGCTTGGCCGGGCTAATTAAAGCCTGGTTCCGGGAGCTTCCTTCGGGGATACTAGATGGACTCTCACCAGAGCAAGTTCTTCAGTGCAACACGGAAGAAGAGTCCGTTGAGCTCGTGAAGCAGCTAATGCCAACGGAATCTGCATTGCTCAGCTGGGCTATTGATCTCATGGCTGATGTTGTGGAAGAGGAGGAGTGTAACAAAATGAATGCTAGAAATATTGCAATGGTTTTTGCCCCAAACATGACTCAGGTATGCTACTTCATGTGTTGGGGGATGATAATATATTAACATGATATGTAGTTTTGTTGAATTAGAAGCAAAATAATCTGCCGTCATTACGTAGTTTTCAATATCAAACAATTTGCATACTAGTGAGGTTACACAAGTTCTTTGATGTTGTTAACATTGCTCAAATCTTTACGAGTTTGATTGTCTTACAAGGTGATGAATATCATTATTGAATAACTTTGGACAGCATTAGTCTAATTGtgttcatattttatattttgtttcttgAAACAGATGTCTGATCCTCTAACTGCCCTGATGCATGCGGTTCAAGTGATGAACTTGCTCAAGACACTGATAATGAAGAATCTAAGAGAACGTGAAGAAACCACAACCGGATATTCTCCCATGTCATTTCGCTCATCGAATCATCAGTCCGAGGAAGAATATGACAGTCAGCGAGAAACGGACACCAGTGGTGAATTGAGAGGGACTAAGTCGGATTATGACGATCATCACCCTCACTATAGTCATAGCAGTGAGGGGGAGGAAGAAAGGGAGGCTGAATCTTTAAGCGAGATTGAAGAATGCTTCTTGAAGCAGTTGGATGATGATA contains:
- the LOC112755452 gene encoding rho GTPase-activating protein 2; the encoded protein is MPGLVMVTRGGGCGGGGGGGGKRARPDATEAEEEEQRQLSLVALLIAALRKSMVACRVDRPSEEVISTVHHNHQMEIGWPTDVQHITHVTFDRFNGFLGLPLEFQVEIPGRVPSASVSVFGVSAESMQCSYDSKGNSVPTILLLMQDRLYSQGGLKAEGIFRINPENSQEEHVRDQLNRGIVPDNIDVHCLAGLIKAWFRELPSGILDGLSPEQVLQCNTEEESVELVKQLMPTESALLSWAIDLMADVVEEEECNKMNARNIAMVFAPNMTQMSDPLTALMHAVQVMNLLKTLIMKNLREREETTTGYSPMSFRSSNHQSEEEYDSQRETDTSGELRGTKSDYDDHHPHYSHSSEGEEEREAESLSEIEECFLKQLDDDNTKGFSQQEPSGYLQEYINPISCCSDFSIKSIASIADGTINSSLSSIDGERLRTRVAAVSSNIEKNSRSIECTGTNDVKMIDKFSDSAPPLLASS